The nucleotide sequence CATCTTTTACTCCATTAGTCATTCTTTTCCTTGTAGAGAGTGAGGGACTTCACAAGGGAGGTGCCAGTAATAACAAGAGAGGAACTGAATGGTATGTTATTTGACAATAACTGGCTAGAAATTTCTGTGGGAGATTTCCTTAGAATTTTTCTAGACGTCTCTGTTACCGAATTCCTCATTGTATCATTCATTTCAATCATTTCAAAATCAACTTTGTTCCATTCTTCCTCAGCATCCTTTTCTCCATAATCACCCTCATCCTCATCATTAAACCTAGAGGTGGAGAGTAGTGCTTTCTGGTCTTCACTCTTTCTACTTTCCTGAATCTTGCTATCAAGAGGTGCAGTGGCCAGTTTGTACATGATAGGAAACAAAATTCCCGTCATGATAGCTGACCCCAACAAAACATACAGAATCCCAGGAAGATGTGGATATTTTCCTTGAAGAGATCCAACCACCACAGGAAGGACCATCTCTCCCAGGGCAGCACCAATTGCAAATAAAGAGGCAGATTTTCCTTTAATGGTCATGTACTGTTCAATCCAGGAAACACCACTGGGAAATGTAGTAGCCACTGAAGCCCCATACACCGCAGTTGCCACCCAAAGACAAATGTGGTTCTTATTAAAAATCACTAGAAGCAGGGAGGAAATCAAGCTGCCCGCATTATTTAACACAATCATGGTCCCAGGCTGCAGACAAGTAGCAAAACAGATCGCCATGCCCCTGCAAGCAGCAAAAGTCCCCCAGAAGGCAGAGTTCAAGCCTGCTGCTTGGCTTTCACTCATGCCAGCATACAGTGttgcaaaagagaaaataaaagagccATATGTGATCTCTGCTCCTatgtaaaaaaagaagaatagaaaaaggagACCAAGAAGGGCATTCTGGTATTTTGCTGTTCTAGTTTTCTGAGCagctgcttttgctttttcttgatttggaaaattttggaaaaacagaacaataaagaaggaaaatatcaCCAAAGTATAAGTTCCTGTCACAATATAAGTCCATAAAAAATTCTTATTAGCAGGTATTCCAAATATAACTTCTAAGTCAGCAGCAGGTGGCAGGGTGAGCTCAGAGTGGTTTGACATGTCAGCTACTGTGTGGTTTTCAGAGGGCACAGCACTGCCCAAAGCCAACTTGGCCAGTAATGGAGCCAAAACGGCCCCCAAGGCAAAAGTGAAATGCAAGGCTTGCAGATGGGCAGCTGCTTCACCTCTCCATATATGCAAGATGAGGACATTACcacctaaaataataaaaagaaatatatttttgcgTTAAAAACTTTGCAAGCCACTAATATCTTGAAAGATAATGTAGTACTTATTTTCAGAAGAGGTTCAGGTGTCAGAAATAGTATACTAGAAACATAAACTATAATTTGCTAAGCATGAGGAAGCCCAGCATAGAAGCCAGAGAGCCagtttgggagtcaggaagagctgggttcaagttctgtctctgatcCATACCAGCCACATGGTCCTGGGCAGCTCTCCAAGGCTCTTAAGTTGCAGAAAAATCACTAATATGCATTGCTAGAGGGCGCTTCCTCATTTGGGGTTCACTGTGCCAATGACTTCACAAGTCAAGACCCACCTCCTGTCCCCTCTTATCtcccaaaaggttaagaaaccaaATCCCAAGGAAACTGGGGAAACTCAGGGAACTCTCATAGTTACAGAGCACTTGTGTATCATTTAAGCTTTAGAAATGAATTCTATAGACACGGTGAACATTGATATTTTCCTCAGTGAAACTATCTAATTACAAAATGCCACGCTCTCTAAAGAATCAAAAAGGCCAAGggacccaaaggacaatggagagagagagtgtgtgtacaAGTATTCTGAAGCATGTAACCAACAAATGGTACACAAGTGGCATAAAAAATGTCATCAAGCACATCCTTAATCAGAAAAGGATGTAGGGGGGTCATGGAGTGAGACAAAGGGAAGCAGATGGAGAGCTGGGCAGACTTAGTGCTGTGCTGATGACAACCCATCAAATAGTGCAACCATTCAAAGGCTAACACAGTCCAAAAAAAGGCCTACCGACAGCACAATGGGTAAAATCtctgtggaagatttatggagGGACAAGAACTGCAAAGGATGAAAAGGTCCTGGTGCTGGAAATGAACCTGATGGACCTATGTAACAacagaaatgacagaacaaactGTGCTTCAAAGTAGAACATGCTCTTAGGTTTGTAATCATCAGATAATATTAAAGTTACTAAAATTCTCTGAGACTGAGCTCCAGACACCTATTTGAGGAAATGCTATTTATGCACATACCAGGTGCACCACGAGTTTTTCAGGACATGAAGATCTGCAGAATCCTGCTAAGCCCATTTGGGGACCTATCAGGACCTTCTAACACCTTCAACTACATGATGGTCAAGTGATACAAACAGGCTGACAGTCTCTAACTCTTTACAGATGTGCAGACAAACTACCGACAGATGCAAGTCACCAAACTCAGCTAAAAGCCTCCAGGCATCATTTCCTACATCCTCAGCCACTACAGTAAAGCAGGGGAGAGACAAACAAAAGAGGCTACAGTGTGGATGATGGGAGAAACCATTTCACATGtgcatatttacatatgcacacacatgatACTAAAGAGGTATCTAAGGCAGTGAAAAACTAAacgacctgcccagggtcacactgccagcaTGTGCCatcaactcaggtctttctgacttcaagaatGACCACTTGAAGGGCTGCCACATGGGAAAATGTTTGACTTTCTCTGGCCACTCTTACAGACTGGAAATTGCACAACATTTACCAATTTGCATTAGGAGGAGCTTCCTCAATGGTGAATCCTTATGCTGATGAAATCCTAAATCCAGCCTGCCCTTCTCCtaaatatattacacatatatttacaaatacaCAAAATTAAATGGCAAAAGATTTAGTGGGTATCAGAGGTCAGCTAATTAGGGAAGGATTAGTGGAAAAACATAGTAatcttggagaaaaagaaaaaaacagaaaaagtaatAGGCAGGGCAAGGAACAGGTTTGGATTTAGCTCTAATTACCTTTGCATCCATTCCAATACAAGTATTCAATGCCCACCTTGACCATAATAggcaaattaattaataattaggaAAAATTCAGTGAATCTAATCTGCTTACTCAGGCTCTAGATCCAAATGTTGTTTAGGTTTTCAATAATCACTCCATACCATAACAATTAGGATTTACTACCTAAATGAAAGTTCCCTTTCTGTTAAAACTGTCAAATGGGAAATCTTCCCTCTCTAGGGGGGATCCTAACCACCAACTCCTATTGCCTATGAAGCAGGGTAGTCACAACAGCAGGCCCCCATATACAACCTCACACCTGGCAAGGATTTTTGGCACTTTTCCCCCTAGGTAAACAAGAACAACATTCTTTCCAGGAACAAGTGCCATATGGGAAAGTAACCTAGTCAAGAATTAGGAAAAACAGAGCTTGTTCTATGGTTTTCTAAAAGAAGctatcttctcttccctccctcctctcctccgcCCAGAAATGATGGCAGAAAATTCACTCACCTGTGCCTAAAATTCCAGCACAGATTCCAAAGGCTGCGATCAGAACAACCAATAATATTGCTTGCTTGCAAAAGGGGACAAGGTAGAGACCAATAGATATCCCCAGCATTGATAGTcctgaaagaaaagtaaaaattagaTACAAAACACATACTCATGAGTCATCACTACCCTAAAAACAATCACAACTAAAATGCCTAAAAATTAGGTCAAATTAAACTGGCCCCTATTGAGGATGAAGAACTCTAGCTGTTCTTCAACACAGCCAGCCATGGGAAGGCAGGAAATCTGGTTTAGAGAAATAAACTTCCACATTTAGAGACATAAGTAAATTTCATTCTCAACAgaccatttattaaattcttttcctttgagcTGAAGCCTCTGGGGTGACTGCTGAGCATACATTAAACAATAATACTGACATGCTAGGAAGGACAAGTCAGTGGCTCTAATAAACACAGCAAGATGAACAATGGAACTCTTTCTCTTAGCTATTACCTCCCGGGGCTCCAAATGAAATCCCAGAGCTATTTCACAGCTTCTCCCTTATCTAGGACCCTGGCTCCAGGTAagtttatgaattggggaatgagtgTTATCAGTTGCCCCAAAATTTGAGCCACAAAATTATCAACAGGAACACAAAAGCTTCCTGTCATAAACTTATACTGAACAAGTCTGGTGAACCCACAGGATCacggatttagagctagaagacacctTCCTTAGAGGTCCTCTAGTCTACAGGTATCAAACTCACTGGGAAATGTTgtacaagagaaataaaaatagatgatgttaataacatagatgatgttaatttgtggctttctaagtcaatatgcagccagcagggattcattttatttgtttgataCTACTGATCTAGTACAATCCTGTCTCcaatttatggatgagaaaattgaggtataGAGAGGTTGTAAGTAATCTAATGAAGATCACACATGTAGGCAAGTGGCATTCCCAGGATGCAAATCCAGGTGCTCTGGCTTCAAAactaatgttctttccaatacACCACCTGCAATGCCAAAAAATTCACAGGGCACATCTActgcaaaggttcttaacctcttttgtgcCACAGACTCCAATGGCAGTCTAGTAAAGCCTGCTGAGccattctcagaatatttt is from Trichosurus vulpecula isolate mTriVul1 chromosome 7, mTriVul1.pri, whole genome shotgun sequence and encodes:
- the LOC118858718 gene encoding sodium-dependent glucose transporter 1-like — protein: MNHNLILGLSMLGISIGLYLVPFCKQAILLVVLIAAFGICAGILGTGGNVLILHIWRGEAAAHLQALHFTFALGAVLAPLLAKLALGSAVPSENHTVADMSNHSELTLPPAADLEVIFGIPANKNFLWTYIVTGTYTLVIFSFFIVLFFQNFPNQEKAKAAAQKTRTAKYQNALLGLLFLFFFFYIGAEITYGSFIFSFATLYAGMSESQAAGLNSAFWGTFAACRGMAICFATCLQPGTMIVLNNAGSLISSLLLVIFNKNHICLWVATAVYGASVATTFPSGVSWIEQYMTIKGKSASLFAIGAALGEMVLPVVVGSLQGKYPHLPGILYVLLGSAIMTGILFPIMYKLATAPLDSKIQESRKSEDQKALLSTSRFNDEDEGDYGEKDAEEEWNKVDFEMIEMNDTMRNSVTETSRKILRKSPTEISSQLLSNNIPFSSSLVITGTSLVKSLTLYKEKND